One window from the genome of Catenulispora sp. MAP5-51 encodes:
- a CDS encoding integrase core domain-containing protein, whose product MNAYAERLIGSIRRECCDRILIIGQRHLHRVLTEYIDHYNTGRSHQGHGMTLHAPNDDATVLRFPTPTDQIHRRQRLGGLLNEYRPAA is encoded by the coding sequence ATGAACGCCTACGCCGAGCGGCTCATCGGCTCCATCCGCCGCGAATGCTGCGACCGGATCCTCATCATCGGCCAACGCCACCTGCACCGGGTACTGACCGAATACATCGACCACTACAACACCGGCCGATCCCACCAAGGCCACGGCATGACCCTACACGCACCGAACGACGACGCCACGGTACTCCGGTTCCCCACCCCGACCGATCAGATCCACAGGAGACAACGCCTCGGAGGGCTGCTCAACGAATACCGGCCCGCGGCATGA
- a CDS encoding helix-turn-helix domain-containing protein: MLSWLALLARSSASKDVEILALRQEVVVLRRTNPKPRMGWTDQAVLAALSRLLPKALRTHRIVTPGTRQPKAPVRRPIADDVVALIVRLATENPTWGVVRIQGELRRLGHRVAASTIRKILHAHRIPPPSRRDDTWHAFLRPQAETTLAIDFLHIDTVMLKRLYAAVAIEIGSRRAYLLGVTDHPTGARTTRLARELAFDLEQAGHHFTRLIRDRDAKFTETFDAVFASIGVEIMLTAP; encoded by the coding sequence GTGTTGTCCTGGCTGGCGTTGTTGGCCCGGTCGTCGGCGTCGAAGGATGTGGAGATACTCGCGTTACGTCAGGAGGTCGTGGTCCTGCGCCGGACGAATCCGAAGCCGCGGATGGGATGGACGGATCAGGCCGTGCTCGCCGCGCTGTCCCGGCTGCTGCCCAAGGCGTTGCGCACGCACCGGATCGTCACTCCCGGCACCCGCCAGCCCAAGGCACCGGTACGCCGGCCGATTGCGGATGATGTGGTGGCGTTGATAGTCCGGCTCGCCACGGAGAACCCCACCTGGGGTGTCGTTCGTATCCAAGGCGAGTTGCGCCGGCTCGGACATCGCGTAGCAGCCTCCACCATCCGCAAGATCCTGCACGCACACCGGATCCCGCCGCCGTCCCGGCGCGACGACACCTGGCATGCGTTCCTGCGCCCCCAGGCCGAAACGACCCTGGCAATCGACTTCCTGCACATCGACACCGTCATGCTGAAACGGCTCTACGCGGCGGTCGCCATCGAGATCGGCAGCCGCAGGGCCTACCTGCTGGGTGTCACCGACCACCCGACCGGCGCCCGGACCACGCGACTCGCTCGAGAACTGGCCTTCGATCTGGAGCAGGCCGGCCACCACTTCACCCGACTGATCCGCGACCGGGACGCGAAGTTCACCGAAACCTTCGACGCCGTATTCGCCTCCATCGGAGTCGAGATCATGCTCACCGCACCATAG